The Parambassis ranga chromosome 14, fParRan2.1, whole genome shotgun sequence genome includes a window with the following:
- the zbtb20 gene encoding zinc finger and BTB domain-containing protein 20 produces the protein MTERIHNINLHNFSNSVLETLNEQRNRGHFCDVTVRIHGSMLRAHRCVLAAGSPFFQDKLLLGYSDIEIPSVVSVQSIQKLIDFMYSGILRVSQSEALQILTAASILQIKTVIDECTRIVSQNVGLAGPGGFPVIPGDSGQETPRGTPESGTSGPSSDAESGYMQATSQQSMDRAYTSLYSYPSLSLQNGTRERPLYINPLSTNYDPTLGTQKDQQSQDPPWINRIQERSQQVDRFISTSESTHCRKQPRPVRIQTGGMHIKQEAEDEYSCYDNMGDCPDDTDQTEGVESESKVESFDSGVSSSLSTEPDTMEQQPYLTGFNRDGSGDGQQEGAPVQIEVNDSSPEQVQETEDGDTSHSTSDSSMMQPLPNSVKLSPMSPYMRQAESHTSNLRMPLTVTSNSQVMGTAGSTFLPTLFPTQPTRDHKPFLYLPGQQQTQFVAVPPPAMPSFPNPMSVPPAPAQQQATVGIGQGEKKPYECTLCSKTFTAKQNYVKHMFVHTGEKPHQCSICWRSFSLKDYLIKHMVTHTGVRAYQCSICNKRFTQKSSLNVHMRLHRGEKSYECYICKKKFSHKTLLERHMALHSTANAITGLSGSVGSSGPVSIPMPMAVPEPGAGVVALAMPVSGGAGVGAGVGTGVGVAAEASCQEGTTYVCSVCPAKFDQMEHFNDHMRMHVSDG, from the exons ATGACCGAGCGCATTCATAACATCAATCTCCATAACTTCAGCAATTCTGTACTTGAGACCCTCAATGAGCAGCGCAACCGTGGGCACTTCTGTGACGTGACTGTTCGGATCCATGGAAGTATGCTGCGAGCTCACCGGTGTGTGCTGGCTGCTGGAAGCCCTTTCTTTCAGGACAAGCTGCTCTTGGGCTACAGCGACATTGAGATCCCTTCTGTGGTCTCGGTGCAATCCATCCAAAAGCTGATTGACTTTATGTACAGTGGGATTCTGCGGGTGTCTCAGTCAGAGGCTCTGCAGATCCTTACTGCTGCCAGCATCCTACAGATCAAGACCGTCATTGATGAGTGTACCCGCATTGTGTCCCAGAATGTGGGTCTGGCTGGGCCGGGGGGGTTCCCTGTTATACCTGGAGATTCTGGTCAGGAAACGCCCCGTGGCACACCAGAGTCCGGCACCTCTGGGCCCAGCAGCGATGCAGAGTCAGGTTATATGCAAGCAACATCACAGCAAAGCATGGATCGTGCATACACATCACTGTACTCCTACCCCAGCCTCTCTCTGCAGAACGGCACCCGCGAGCGCCCCCTTTACATTAACCCTCTGTCAACAAATTATGATCCAACTCTCGGCACTCAGAAAGACCAGCAATCTCAAGATCCGCCCTGGATAAACCGTATCCAGGAAAGATCTCAGCAGGTCGACCGCTTCATTTCCACATCAGAGTCCACTCACTGCCGTAAGCAACCCCGACCGGTACGCATACAAACAGGAGGAATGCACATAAAGCAAGAGGCTGAAGATGAGTACAGCTGCTATGATAACATGGGGGACTGCCCAGATGACACTGACCAAACTGAGGGTGTAGAGAGTGAATCCAAGGTTGAAAGTTTTGACTCAGGGGTGAGCTCCTCCCTCAGTACTGAGCCAGACACCATGGAGCAGCAGCCGTACCTGACAGGCTTTAACCGAGATGGGAGTGGGGATGGGCAGCAAGAAGGTGCTCCAGTGCAGATAGAGGTCAATGACTCGTCCCCAGAGCAAGTGCAAGAGACAGAGGATGGGGACACATCCCACAGCACTAGTGACAGTAGCATGATGCAGCCCCTGCCAAACTCAGTCAAACTAAGTCCCATGTCCCCGTACATGCGCCAGGCAGAATCACACACCAGCAATCTGAGGATGCCGCTCACCGTGACCAGCAACTCCCAAGTGATGGGCACTGCTGGAAGCACCTTCCTGCCCACACTCTTTCCTACACAACCGACTAGAGACCACAAGCCTTTCCTTTACCTTCCTGGCCAGCAGCAAACCCAGTTTGTGGCAGTGCCACCCCCTGCTATGCCATCATTCCCAAACCCCATGTCGGTACCGCCAGCACCAGCTCAGCAACAGGCCACAGTAGGAATTGGTCAGGGGGAAAAGAAGCCCTATGAATGCACTCTCTGCAGTAAAACCTTTACTGCAAAACAGAACTACGTCAAACACATGTTTGTCCATACTG GTGAGAAGCCTCATCAGTGCAGCATCTGCTGGCGCTCGTTCTCCCTGAAGGATTACTTAATTAAGCAtatggtgacacacacaggggtgCGGGCCTATCAGTGCAGCATCTGCAACAAGCGTTTCACCCAGAAGAGCTCTCTCAACGTCCACATGCGGCTGCACCGTGGAGAGAAGTCCTATGAGTGCTACATCTGCAAGAAGAAGTTCTCACACAAGACCTTGCTGGAGAGGCACATGGCCCTGCACAGCACAGCCAACGCCATCACAGGGCTGTCGGGGAGTGTAGGCAGCTCGGGCCCAGTCTCCATTCCCATGCCTATGGCTGTCCCTGAGCCTGGAGCTGGAGTGGTGGCCCTCGCCATGCCAGTAAGTGGAGGTGCTGGAGTTGGGGCTGGGGTTGGAACAGGAGTGGGTGTAGCTGCAGAAGCAAGCTGCCAAGAAGGGACCACCTACGTGTGCTCCGTCTGCCCTGCCAAGTTCGACCAAATGGAGCACTTCAATGACCACATGCGAATGCATGTCTCCGATGGATAA